One genomic segment of Paenibacillus durus includes these proteins:
- a CDS encoding metal ABC transporter ATP-binding protein yields the protein MILSSLRDVVFGYEDEPVIEHLSLDIHFGQFVGIAGPNGAAKSTLLKLILGLLKPWSGTVQFAREREDGSNIAIGYVPQQVSSFNAGFPSKVIELVRSGCYTRLGLFRRFNSRENAIVERSLKEVDMWEYRNRKIGELSGGQKQRICIARALAQEPEILILDEPATGMDLASRTGLYELLNHYVRQHGRTVIMVTHALEETSPYLDTRIHLERKENEGWQCLVTNLCSAHFGREV from the coding sequence GTGATTTTGTCCTCCTTGCGCGATGTTGTATTCGGATATGAAGATGAACCGGTGATTGAACATTTATCGCTGGATATTCATTTTGGGCAGTTTGTCGGTATAGCAGGACCTAACGGTGCAGCCAAGTCCACCTTATTGAAACTGATTTTAGGATTGTTAAAACCCTGGAGTGGAACCGTCCAGTTTGCACGAGAACGGGAGGACGGTTCAAATATCGCCATTGGTTATGTGCCGCAGCAAGTCTCTTCCTTCAATGCCGGGTTCCCCAGCAAGGTGATTGAACTGGTGCGTTCCGGTTGTTATACGCGGCTAGGGCTGTTCAGACGGTTTAATTCCCGAGAGAACGCCATTGTCGAACGAAGTCTTAAGGAAGTGGACATGTGGGAATACCGCAACCGGAAAATCGGCGAGCTGTCGGGCGGTCAGAAACAGCGTATATGTATCGCCCGGGCGCTGGCTCAGGAACCGGAAATATTGATTCTGGACGAGCCGGCGACAGGAATGGACCTGGCCAGCCGAACGGGGCTGTATGAGCTTTTGAACCATTATGTCCGGCAGCATGGCCGAACGGTCATTATGGTTACACACGCGTTGGAAGAGACGAGTCCGTATCTGGACACGCGGATCCATTTGGAGCGAAAGGAGAACGAGGGATGGCAATGTTTGGTTACGAATTTATGCAGCGCGCATTTTGGGCGGGAGGTCTGA
- a CDS encoding Fur family transcriptional regulator, which yields MEDKWENMIKAMEAKGIRMTAQRKMIAKVFSFSAGFVLPRQIHSFISESFPGASYDTVYRNLRLLVDIGLIEQFNFNEGVRFKLKVNPDQHLHYFICTSCHRTYPLEFCPIENGIKPPESFKVMGHKFEVYGICGDCAD from the coding sequence ATGGAAGATAAATGGGAGAACATGATAAAAGCAATGGAAGCAAAGGGAATTAGGATGACGGCGCAGCGAAAAATGATTGCCAAAGTATTCTCATTCTCTGCCGGTTTTGTGCTCCCGCGCCAAATTCATTCGTTTATTTCGGAATCTTTTCCGGGAGCGAGCTATGATACGGTTTATCGAAATTTGCGATTGCTCGTTGATATCGGGTTGATCGAGCAGTTTAATTTCAACGAAGGGGTTCGTTTCAAATTGAAGGTCAACCCGGATCAACACCTTCATTACTTTATTTGTACGAGCTGCCATAGAACGTATCCGCTTGAGTTCTGTCCCATTGAGAACGGGATTAAACCGCCGGAATCATTTAAAGTGATGGGTCATAAATTCGAAGTTTACGGAATATGCGGCGATTGTGCGGATTAG
- a CDS encoding YmaF family protein: MQKKRPTVKKKAITPRQAQRHVHEFEGSTQLAEAGEDRHNHRFAGVTGQAIRVGNTHVHEINLERTDFLDHFHNLRRIRTGPAIPVGNGKHVHFVTGRTTLVDGHTHRFKFATLIESPLV; this comes from the coding sequence ATGCAAAAGAAACGGCCCACAGTAAAGAAGAAAGCAATAACTCCTAGACAGGCACAGAGACATGTACATGAATTTGAAGGCAGCACTCAACTGGCTGAAGCAGGCGAAGACCGGCATAACCACCGCTTTGCAGGCGTTACTGGGCAAGCGATTCGGGTAGGAAATACTCATGTCCATGAAATTAACCTCGAAAGAACGGATTTTCTGGACCATTTTCATAATCTGAGAAGAATTAGAACGGGACCGGCTATTCCAGTCGGAAATGGCAAACACGTACACTTTGTAACAGGCCGGACTACATTGGTCGATGGTCATACACACCGATTCAAATTCGCTACATTGATTGAATCGCCGCTTGTCTAG
- a CDS encoding CobW family GTP-binding protein, translating into MSPAVQTDPRIPVTVLTGFLGAGKTTLLNYVLNANHGEKIAVIVNEFGEVGIDNQLVVGANEEIFEMNNGCICCTVRSDLIRILGDLSDARLGKKDRKVNFDRVLIETTGLADPAPVAQTFFVDPSISSDYRLDAIVTVVDAKHAEQHLNDGHEAQEQVAFADVLLVNKTDLVSDTELQKLEQRLHAMNPAATLYRTQQSKIEINQILGIHAFNLDKKLEIEPGFLEEEDHEHDDEVGSLFFRETRPLDLDKVEGFINEWLIEHGTDTFRYKGILNIKDLEERIVFQGIHMLFSAYPDRLWREDEQRISEFVVIGRHLDEAWFQQQFTNCIA; encoded by the coding sequence ATGTCCCCTGCCGTACAAACCGATCCGAGAATTCCGGTCACTGTTCTAACCGGTTTTTTAGGCGCCGGCAAAACAACCTTGTTGAATTATGTACTGAATGCCAACCATGGAGAAAAAATCGCCGTTATCGTCAATGAGTTTGGAGAAGTCGGTATCGACAACCAGCTAGTGGTCGGAGCGAACGAGGAAATTTTTGAAATGAACAACGGATGCATTTGCTGTACGGTCCGCAGCGACCTGATTCGTATCCTCGGAGATCTGTCAGATGCCCGATTAGGTAAAAAAGACCGAAAGGTAAACTTTGACCGTGTATTGATTGAAACAACCGGGCTGGCCGATCCCGCCCCAGTAGCTCAAACCTTTTTTGTGGACCCTTCGATCTCAAGCGACTACCGGCTGGATGCCATTGTTACGGTGGTGGATGCCAAACATGCTGAACAGCATCTGAACGATGGTCATGAAGCCCAAGAGCAGGTAGCCTTTGCCGACGTTCTATTGGTGAACAAGACGGATCTGGTATCAGACACGGAGCTTCAGAAGCTGGAACAGCGCTTGCACGCCATGAATCCGGCTGCGACTCTATACCGGACTCAGCAATCGAAAATTGAAATTAATCAAATTCTCGGTATTCATGCGTTTAATCTCGACAAAAAGCTGGAGATTGAGCCGGGATTCCTGGAGGAGGAAGATCATGAGCATGACGATGAAGTCGGCTCGCTGTTCTTCCGCGAGACCCGTCCGCTGGATCTGGACAAGGTGGAAGGTTTTATTAACGAATGGCTGATCGAACATGGCACCGACACCTTCCGTTATAAAGGGATCCTGAACATTAAAGACTTGGAGGAGCGAATTGTTTTTCAAGGCATTCACATGCTGTTCAGCGCCTACCCGGACCGGCTATGGCGGGAAGATGAACAGCGTATCAGTGAATTCGTCGTTATTGGACGGCATTTGGACGAAGCCTGGTTCCAGCAGCAGTTCACCAATTGCATCGCCTAA
- a CDS encoding tyrosine-type recombinase/integrase yields MIAGHLQEKKGLYYIVLNCKDEFGKRKPKWIPTGLSVKGNKKKAEALLLEARQNFVETPKVSGEPPENVETSDDVEEEQLLFADFLLQWLEMMKHQVEFTTYVAYYNVIHNRVAPYFREKNIFLNDLQPKHIQDFYNHVLTERGVTPNTVIHYHANIRKALQYAYKTEMISANPADKVERPKKNAFVGSFYDSTEMNKLFAAVKGDPVELAVILGAFYGLRRSEVVGLKWNAINFQNRTLTIQHTVVPVFFQGEQMVVEKDRAKNKASHRTLPLVPAFEDLLLRIREQQKQDQTLYKSSYCKEFQDYVYLDKLGQRIKAGYITQHFTMLLAKQNLRRIRFHDLRHSCASLLLANGVSMKEIQEWLGHSNFSTTANTYAHLEYSAKVTSAHAMSQCLKF; encoded by the coding sequence ATGATAGCAGGCCACCTACAGGAAAAGAAAGGTCTTTATTATATTGTTTTGAATTGTAAGGATGAGTTTGGAAAGCGCAAGCCCAAGTGGATTCCCACCGGGCTTTCAGTGAAGGGCAACAAAAAGAAGGCGGAAGCCTTGCTGCTGGAGGCGCGGCAAAACTTTGTGGAAACGCCGAAAGTAAGTGGGGAGCCTCCTGAGAACGTAGAGACATCTGACGACGTTGAAGAAGAACAACTCCTATTTGCCGATTTCCTGCTCCAATGGCTGGAGATGATGAAACATCAGGTAGAGTTTACAACCTACGTTGCCTATTACAATGTCATTCATAACCGCGTAGCGCCTTATTTCAGGGAAAAGAACATTTTTTTAAATGACTTGCAGCCTAAGCATATCCAAGACTTTTATAATCATGTGTTGACAGAGCGCGGTGTGACGCCCAACACGGTCATCCATTACCACGCAAATATTCGCAAGGCGCTACAATATGCCTACAAAACGGAAATGATCTCTGCAAATCCCGCAGACAAGGTGGAACGTCCCAAAAAGAATGCATTTGTAGGCAGCTTCTACGACAGCACTGAGATGAACAAGCTATTTGCCGCGGTCAAAGGCGACCCTGTGGAACTGGCGGTGATTTTGGGCGCTTTCTACGGACTGCGCCGCAGCGAGGTAGTGGGACTGAAATGGAACGCTATCAACTTCCAGAACCGGACGCTTACAATTCAGCACACGGTGGTTCCGGTCTTCTTCCAAGGCGAGCAAATGGTGGTGGAAAAGGATCGGGCCAAGAACAAGGCGAGTCATCGTACACTGCCATTGGTGCCAGCCTTTGAGGATCTGCTGCTTCGCATCCGCGAGCAGCAGAAGCAGGATCAGACACTCTACAAATCATCCTACTGCAAGGAATTCCAAGATTATGTCTATCTGGACAAGCTGGGACAGCGGATCAAGGCCGGATATATTACGCAGCACTTTACGATGTTGCTGGCGAAGCAAAACCTACGCCGCATCCGGTTTCACGATCTCAGGCACAGTTGCGCCAGCCTACTTCTGGCCAATGGCGTGAGCATGAAGGAGATTCAGGAGTGGCTGGGACACAGCAATTTTTCCACCACCGCCAATACCTATGCCCACCTGGAATACAGCGCCAAGGTGACTTCAGCCCACGCCATGAGTCAATGCCTTAAGTTTTAA
- a CDS encoding metal ABC transporter permease has product MAMFGYEFMQRAFWAGGLIAVIGPVLGVYLVLRRQVLMADTLSHVSLAGVALGSILNLNPSLSGFIVAVLGALMIERLRRAYRTYSELPIAIIMTAGLALAVVLMTLKQNWSKSFSSYLFGSIVAVSDTQLRLIALVTLLGLLFFVVLRRPLYNLAFDEETAIISGVRVPLLSFGFAVFTGMTVAAAIPVVGVLLVSALIVLPASLALRLASGFAAAIAIAVGAGLIGMFSGLTASYMLDTPPGGTIALILVIFLLLAIVLQKLRSYRYRRTARKLYRNGVVS; this is encoded by the coding sequence ATGGCAATGTTTGGTTACGAATTTATGCAGCGCGCATTTTGGGCGGGAGGTCTGATTGCGGTCATCGGCCCGGTGCTCGGGGTGTACCTTGTGCTGCGCCGGCAAGTGCTGATGGCTGATACCCTGTCCCACGTGTCGCTGGCCGGCGTGGCTCTGGGATCAATTCTAAATCTTAATCCCTCACTCAGCGGGTTCATAGTTGCGGTTCTCGGCGCTCTGATGATCGAGCGGCTTCGCCGGGCTTACCGTACATACAGCGAGCTCCCAATCGCAATTATCATGACTGCCGGTCTAGCGCTGGCAGTCGTTCTGATGACCCTCAAGCAGAATTGGAGTAAAAGCTTCAGTTCTTACCTATTCGGCTCCATTGTCGCCGTCAGCGATACCCAGCTCCGTCTGATCGCTCTGGTGACGTTACTCGGCTTGCTGTTCTTCGTCGTGCTGCGCCGGCCGCTGTACAATCTGGCCTTCGATGAAGAAACAGCTATCATTTCCGGAGTACGGGTTCCGCTTCTTTCCTTCGGATTCGCGGTATTTACCGGAATGACGGTCGCAGCAGCAATACCGGTTGTGGGCGTCCTGCTTGTGTCCGCGCTGATTGTTCTGCCTGCCTCGCTTGCGTTGCGTTTGGCCTCCGGTTTTGCGGCCGCAATCGCTATTGCCGTTGGAGCTGGGCTGATCGGTATGTTCAGCGGGTTAACTGCTTCGTATATGCTGGATACTCCGCCCGGGGGTACGATCGCGTTGATTCTGGTTATTTTTTTGCTCTTGGCAATCGTACTTCAGAAATTACGCAGCTACAGATATCGCCGTACGGCGAGAAAATTGTATAGAAATGGGGTTGTTTCATAA
- a CDS encoding DNA-entry nuclease, producing MKVRRRKHKTYLLVIILLLLVLSYLAERNGWNFENPPASDSEVVQLIFPSDEYPETADHIEEAIDKGESKICTIDRGGAEENRKESLKGVPTKKRYDRDEWPMAMCQEGGTGADIAYISPADNRGAGSWVGNQLDQYPDGTRIEFIIK from the coding sequence ATTAAAGTGCGTAGACGAAAGCATAAGACCTATCTTCTAGTCATCATTCTGCTGCTTCTGGTGCTGTCTTACCTCGCTGAAAGAAACGGCTGGAACTTCGAGAATCCTCCTGCCTCCGATTCGGAGGTGGTGCAGCTAATCTTCCCATCAGATGAATACCCGGAGACGGCAGATCATATTGAGGAGGCCATTGATAAGGGTGAGTCCAAAATATGTACGATTGACCGTGGTGGAGCCGAGGAGAACCGCAAAGAATCGCTAAAAGGCGTCCCTACCAAAAAGCGCTACGACCGCGATGAATGGCCTATGGCTATGTGCCAAGAAGGCGGAACGGGCGCGGATATCGCATACATATCACCGGCTGACAACCGTGGTGCGGGCAGTTGGGTTGGCAATCAGCTGGACCAATACCCGGATGGGACACGGATCGAATTCATTATCAAATGA
- the rpsN gene encoding 30S ribosomal protein S14, producing MAKKSKVVKEMKRRQIVVRYAEKRRELKEKGDYTALQKLPRDSSAARLHNRCAVSGRPRGYIGKFGVSRIVFRELAHKGQIPGVKKASW from the coding sequence ATGGCCAAAAAATCAAAGGTGGTAAAAGAGATGAAGCGGCGGCAAATAGTAGTCAGGTATGCAGAGAAACGGAGAGAACTGAAAGAAAAAGGGGATTATACCGCTCTGCAGAAGCTTCCCCGCGATTCCTCGGCTGCCCGGCTTCATAATCGTTGTGCGGTAAGTGGCAGACCGCGAGGATATATCGGCAAATTTGGCGTATCCCGCATCGTCTTCCGCGAGCTTGCTCATAAAGGCCAGATCCCTGGTGTCAAAAAGGCTAGTTGGTAA
- the rpmG gene encoding 50S ribosomal protein L33 translates to MRVVITLACTETGDRNYTTTKNKKTHPERLEMRKYCPRLKRHTLHRETR, encoded by the coding sequence ATGAGAGTTGTTATTACATTGGCTTGCACAGAGACAGGAGATCGCAATTACACTACGACTAAGAACAAAAAGACTCATCCGGAGAGGCTCGAAATGCGAAAGTACTGCCCAAGACTGAAGAGACATACCTTGCATCGCGAGACACGCTGA
- a CDS encoding YolD-like family protein, with amino-acid sequence MGKKLEGNGLWESSRMMLPEHKQRILEEQREVLRREPPVLDDQKREEMERTLTLSLREHVRVTVVLFDSFEDVRLSGFVTSIHAHSREIKLQRADEWRWIGLDCIIDVYPG; translated from the coding sequence TTGGGTAAGAAACTGGAGGGAAACGGACTTTGGGAGAGCAGCCGCATGATGCTGCCTGAGCACAAGCAGCGGATTCTGGAGGAACAGCGGGAGGTACTGCGCCGGGAACCGCCCGTGCTCGATGACCAGAAGCGGGAAGAGATGGAAAGGACGCTGACGCTGTCGCTGCGGGAGCATGTCCGGGTAACGGTTGTTCTGTTCGATTCTTTTGAGGATGTGCGGCTGAGCGGGTTTGTCACCTCCATTCATGCCCACTCGCGTGAAATCAAGCTGCAAAGGGCGGACGAGTGGAGATGGATCGGGCTGGACTGCATTATCGACGTGTATCCTGGATAA
- a CDS encoding helix-turn-helix domain-containing protein: MNSVCHLIQLAQRGDKEAEAKLIARYEPVINKYSRQNGLLDEDCKQQLMIAFILAVRRFDLNRYS, from the coding sequence ATGAACAGTGTATGTCATTTAATCCAATTGGCCCAACGTGGAGACAAAGAAGCAGAAGCAAAACTTATCGCCCGTTACGAACCTGTCATCAATAAATACTCTAGACAGAATGGGTTACTTGATGAAGATTGCAAACAACAATTGATGATCGCATTCATCTTGGCCGTTCGCCGTTTCGATCTTAACCGTTACTCCTGA
- a CDS encoding metal ABC transporter substrate-binding protein, producing the protein MNTNKKTKKRKGYLAALSLSAILAVAGCGSGNNGAGVSEGENLAASPSPVLEASPAPKKLLIKTSFYPMYEFTRNVAGDLAEVENLVPASVEPHDWEPSPKDMAEISEADALVYNGAGMEGWVDQVMESAKGGGLTAIEASKNIELMKSVEEEDNHAHEEGEHEEGEEDHDHGGLDPHVWLSPALAVQEVRNIEAGLAEVAPGHAEEFKANADAYIAKLEELDQEFKDSLAAVKRKDFITQHAAFGYLAKEYGLTQVPIAGLSPDQEPSAAQMAEIVEFAKEHNVKTIFFETLVSSSVADTIAAEIGAKSAVLNPIEGLTEDDIANNLNYLAIMRQNLEALKAALNE; encoded by the coding sequence ATGAATACGAACAAAAAAACAAAGAAACGTAAAGGTTACCTTGCTGCATTGTCGCTATCCGCTATACTCGCGGTTGCGGGCTGCGGTTCCGGCAACAATGGGGCAGGCGTCAGTGAGGGCGAAAATCTTGCTGCCTCGCCTTCGCCGGTCCTAGAGGCTTCGCCAGCGCCGAAAAAGCTGCTGATCAAAACCAGTTTCTATCCGATGTATGAATTCACCCGCAATGTGGCTGGTGATTTGGCTGAGGTGGAAAACCTGGTTCCGGCAAGCGTCGAGCCGCACGATTGGGAGCCGTCACCGAAGGACATGGCCGAAATTTCCGAAGCCGATGCTCTGGTGTATAACGGTGCAGGTATGGAAGGTTGGGTGGACCAGGTCATGGAGAGTGCGAAGGGTGGCGGACTAACGGCGATTGAAGCCAGCAAGAACATTGAGCTTATGAAGAGTGTGGAAGAAGAGGATAACCACGCCCATGAAGAGGGTGAGCATGAAGAGGGAGAAGAGGACCATGACCATGGCGGCCTTGACCCCCATGTGTGGTTGTCTCCGGCGCTTGCGGTTCAGGAAGTCCGCAATATTGAAGCGGGCCTCGCAGAGGTTGCTCCCGGGCATGCGGAAGAATTTAAGGCCAACGCTGACGCCTATATCGCCAAGCTGGAGGAATTGGATCAGGAATTTAAAGACAGCCTGGCGGCCGTCAAGCGCAAAGACTTTATTACCCAGCATGCCGCATTTGGCTATTTGGCCAAGGAGTATGGACTCACGCAGGTGCCGATTGCCGGACTGTCTCCCGATCAGGAACCTTCTGCCGCCCAAATGGCTGAAATCGTGGAATTCGCAAAGGAACATAACGTCAAAACGATTTTTTTTGAAACCCTTGTCTCATCAAGCGTGGCGGACACCATCGCAGCAGAAATCGGTGCCAAATCCGCCGTATTGAATCCGATTGAAGGCTTAACGGAAGACGATATAGCGAATAATCTGAACTACCTTGCGATTATGCGGCAAAATCTTGAAGCCTTAAAGGCTGCCTTGAACGAATAA
- a CDS encoding WGxxGxxG family protein gives MKKKLMASLACSAVLSMSLMGVGYAEDTSAAEVGSVAVNATETNSGMTANRVTYHTGNTYTNDNTMTAPGRPGTAVTPLGTTRTGTYRATNVAPRTNYSNWGWLGLIGLFGLVGMRNRSGERR, from the coding sequence TTGAAAAAGAAGCTGATGGCTAGCCTTGCGTGCAGCGCTGTTTTATCGATGAGTCTGATGGGTGTCGGTTATGCAGAGGATACATCTGCAGCCGAGGTGGGAAGCGTAGCGGTTAACGCTACCGAAACCAATAGCGGCATGACCGCTAACCGGGTAACCTATCATACGGGCAACACGTACACCAACGACAATACGATGACTGCGCCGGGCCGTCCAGGCACAGCCGTTACTCCGCTGGGCACTACGCGTACCGGCACATACCGCGCTACAAACGTGGCACCCCGCACGAACTATTCCAATTGGGGATGGCTCGGCCTGATCGGCCTGTTCGGTCTGGTCGGCATGAGAAACAGAAGCGGCGAACGCCGTTAA
- a CDS encoding outer membrane protein assembly factor BamB family protein, with product MSKLRKRIVATIAIMSTLLIPGQIFSETSVQFNQGSQYEQGTYDSTTEQPTIYNWNRNSQYKSIDRNPYIKWKFSPIDTYFRSPVVIGKDGTVYAGAYNKPLFYALNSDGTEKWSYSGKSGEYFRYDAAPAIAADGTIYVGSSYGLHAINPDGSRKWYIDFNGRTNGVSLDSDGNIYVLHANTLYSLDATGVVKWSKTLYSSQSVSSVPSISKDGNIYVAEASGIEAFNKQGSRLWLFSVGAYEGYGSPTIGEDGTIYLGLGNGTQIGYMYAINPDGTQKWKLTVESKIDAPPTVDKEGTLYFGLTYAKKFYAVNPDGTVKWSISTPNFYMNTGPILDSISNIYFTSASNWDTTLHAITSSGANLWDITITGTQYGANVPPAIAKDGTIYIASGQGIIAIGGEIDQPFDFCQIFNSLKQKVDSGLSTPEEITQARSEVDILKAKIQELENKVIEAENKN from the coding sequence ATGAGTAAATTAAGGAAAAGAATTGTAGCTACGATTGCAATCATGAGTACATTATTAATCCCAGGTCAAATTTTTTCTGAAACTTCAGTTCAGTTTAATCAAGGTAGCCAGTATGAACAAGGTACATATGACTCAACAACTGAACAGCCAACAATTTATAACTGGAACAGAAATTCTCAATACAAGAGCATCGACAGAAACCCATATATTAAGTGGAAATTTAGCCCAATAGACACATATTTCCGATCACCTGTTGTCATTGGAAAAGATGGTACAGTATATGCCGGAGCGTACAACAAGCCATTATTTTATGCACTAAATAGTGATGGGACCGAAAAATGGTCGTATTCCGGAAAGTCCGGAGAATATTTTCGGTACGATGCTGCTCCAGCGATTGCCGCGGACGGAACAATATATGTTGGATCATCCTATGGACTTCATGCAATTAACCCCGACGGAAGTAGAAAATGGTACATAGATTTTAACGGGAGAACTAATGGTGTTTCATTGGATTCAGATGGTAATATTTATGTACTTCATGCAAACACACTTTATTCATTAGATGCAACTGGTGTAGTGAAATGGAGTAAAACTCTATATTCTTCCCAAAGTGTATCTTCAGTTCCGTCAATTTCAAAAGACGGTAACATTTATGTTGCGGAGGCCTCTGGGATTGAAGCATTTAATAAACAAGGAAGTCGGTTATGGTTATTCAGTGTTGGAGCATATGAAGGTTACGGATCTCCTACAATTGGAGAAGATGGAACTATTTACTTAGGACTTGGTAATGGCACTCAAATTGGTTATATGTACGCAATCAACCCCGATGGAACCCAAAAGTGGAAACTAACGGTTGAATCTAAAATTGATGCCCCTCCGACAGTTGATAAAGAAGGGACATTATATTTTGGTTTGACGTATGCCAAGAAATTCTACGCCGTTAATCCAGATGGTACGGTCAAATGGTCAATTTCTACACCTAACTTCTATATGAACACTGGCCCAATCCTTGATAGCATTTCAAATATTTATTTTACTAGTGCAAGTAATTGGGATACTACATTACATGCTATTACTTCCTCTGGCGCAAACCTGTGGGATATCACAATAACCGGAACCCAATATGGAGCAAATGTTCCACCTGCAATTGCAAAGGATGGAACTATTTATATTGCATCTGGACAAGGTATTATAGCAATAGGTGGAGAAATTGACCAACCATTCGATTTCTGCCAGATATTTAACTCTTTAAAGCAGAAGGTTGATAGTGGATTAAGCACACCTGAAGAAATTACGCAGGCTCGAAGTGAAGTTGATATACTGAAAGCTAAAATTCAAGAACTGGAGAATAAAGTTATAGAAGCAGAGAATAAGAACTAA
- a CDS encoding helix-turn-helix domain-containing protein, which yields METSSLPQFDPQHIIALMFQSYPDVVNVTQMCDMLGGISTKTAYKLLQANRIQHFKIGRAYKIPKVQIIAYLQSIINPQQVSRFDALMH from the coding sequence ATGGAAACCAGCTCGTTACCACAATTTGACCCGCAACACATTATCGCACTTATGTTTCAAAGCTATCCAGACGTAGTCAACGTCACGCAGATGTGTGATATGCTGGGCGGCATCAGCACTAAAACGGCTTATAAGCTCTTGCAGGCCAATCGTATCCAGCATTTCAAAATTGGCAGAGCCTACAAAATCCCCAAAGTCCAGATCATCGCCTACCTTCAATCCATAATAAATCCACAACAGGTTTCGCGCTTCGACGCTTTAATGCATTGA
- a CDS encoding GlsB/YeaQ/YmgE family stress response membrane protein, whose translation MDLLWVLIIGGLIGWLSGNLIGRDVPGGLAGNIMAGFVGSWLGTELLGDRGPVVGGFYVVPSIVGAIVVLLIFFAIARGDGYRRR comes from the coding sequence ATGGATCTGCTCTGGGTATTGATTATTGGCGGGCTGATTGGCTGGTTAAGCGGCAACCTGATTGGCAGAGATGTGCCGGGAGGCTTGGCCGGTAATATTATGGCCGGGTTCGTTGGATCTTGGTTGGGTACAGAACTGCTTGGGGATCGTGGACCGGTTGTAGGAGGATTTTATGTCGTACCGTCGATTGTCGGCGCAATAGTGGTGCTGCTTATTTTTTTCGCGATTGCGCGGGGTGACGGCTACCGAAGACGATAA
- a CDS encoding RNA polymerase sigma factor — protein sequence MRTDRWSNESVEKAFGSYVKSCLQHASRDYFEKLRRDSSHVTLLDAVAYEVNISFCICSTHSPRVEDSPIFEQVIEQMPLSSTEKKVVYFKYYEDKTDKEIARILGVSRQAVTKSKSNILLKLKRHLEM from the coding sequence ATGAGAACCGATCGTTGGTCTAACGAATCAGTCGAAAAAGCATTCGGCAGCTATGTAAAATCATGTCTTCAACACGCGAGTCGAGATTATTTTGAAAAGCTCCGCCGTGATTCTTCTCATGTGACCCTGCTGGACGCAGTCGCTTACGAAGTGAACATCAGTTTTTGCATCTGCTCAACTCACTCGCCCCGCGTGGAGGATTCTCCTATCTTTGAGCAAGTCATAGAGCAAATGCCATTAAGCTCCACCGAAAAGAAAGTTGTTTATTTCAAATATTACGAAGATAAGACGGACAAAGAAATCGCTCGAATTTTGGGAGTAAGCAGACAAGCCGTTACTAAATCCAAATCCAATATCCTGCTGAAGCTTAAAAGACATTTGGAAATGTAA
- a CDS encoding ferritin-like domain-containing protein, translating to MYYQPYVIPQPGLANWPYHRSSDMVITLIQQSIQGERNDELFYDFLIKLAPTPQEKEVITGIRDDERKHRAMFRTLYTQLTGKAPAVADGAPEQLPASYLEGIEKALLGELKAFEKYRTIYLHINPQYRDWIFEIMTDEIKHAGYYNWLYAKNK from the coding sequence ATGTATTATCAACCTTATGTTATTCCCCAGCCTGGGTTAGCCAATTGGCCGTACCATCGTAGCAGCGATATGGTGATTACGCTTATCCAGCAATCCATTCAAGGGGAACGGAACGATGAATTGTTCTATGATTTTCTCATCAAGCTTGCACCTACTCCGCAGGAAAAAGAGGTTATTACAGGCATTCGTGATGATGAGAGAAAGCACAGGGCCATGTTCAGAACCTTATATACACAATTAACCGGCAAGGCTCCTGCCGTGGCGGACGGAGCTCCTGAACAACTGCCCGCCAGCTATCTAGAGGGGATTGAAAAGGCTTTGTTAGGCGAGTTAAAAGCTTTTGAAAAATACCGCACGATCTATCTGCATATCAATCCCCAGTACCGAGATTGGATATTTGAAATTATGACCGACGAGATTAAACATGCAGGTTATTACAACTGGCTGTACGCCAAAAACAAATAG